The Synchiropus splendidus isolate RoL2022-P1 chromosome 1, RoL_Sspl_1.0, whole genome shotgun sequence genome includes a window with the following:
- the LOC128752818 gene encoding MORN repeat-containing protein 3-like, translating to MPFIKGIKQSRTKLLELKTLKCGLRTTICSLNGDKYTGGWLDDKKHGIGTQVWKKTGAVYSGEWKFGKRDGFGTYSVPVSGTNSYVKKYYGQWEDGKKHGQGIYYYSNGAFYEGEWYEDERSGKGILYDDNFIYEGEWLKDKYHGDGTMLLANGNCYNGPWRNGEKHGYGKFYFADSGRLYDGVWVNGIAKCGTISKDPNYEPPFPMKYEIPKIELEDVETVLDEAIAALTGEKDEKDAANSSPNAENG from the exons ATGCCATTTATCAAAGGAATAAAACAATCCAGAACCAAATTGCTGGAgttgaaaacattaaaatgcgGCTTGCGGACGACCATTTGCTCACTTAATGGGGACAAATACACCGGCGGCTGGTTGGACGACAAGAAGCACG GAATTGGAACTCAGGTGTGGAAGAAGACTGGTGCCGTTTACAGTGGCGAGTGGAAATTTGGAAAACGTGATGGATTTGGTACCTACAGTGTTCCTGTGTCGGGGACAAATAGCTATGTGAAGAAATACTATGGACAATGGGAAGATGGGAAAAAGCAT GGCCAAGGCATATATTACTATAGTAATGGAGCATTTTACGAAGGGGAATGGTACGAAGACGAACGTAGTGGAAAGGGAATACTGTACGATGACAATTTCATCTATGAGGGAGAGTGGCTGAAGGACAAGTACCATGGAGATGGCACCATGCTGTTAG CTAATGGAAATTGCTATAATGGCCCCTGGAGAAATGGTGAGAAGCACGGCTATGGAAAGTTCTACTTTGCTGACTCAGGACGCCTTTATGATGGCGTCTGGGTCAACGGCATCGCAAAATGTGGAACCATATCAAAAGATCCAAATTACGAGCCACCATTTCCAATGAAGTATGAGATTCCAAAG ATTGAGCTGGAGGATGTGGAGACGGTTTTGGATGAAGCCATTGCTGCTCTGACTGGAGAGAAGGATGAAAAAGACGCCGCCAACTCATCACCCAACGCAGAGAATGGCTGA